Part of the Undibacter mobilis genome is shown below.
TTACGACAAGACCATCTATCTCCACGGCGCCATGGAGAAGATCACGGCCTATTATCAGGAACGCGGCATCGATCTCGGCGCGGTCGAACTCGTCCGGGGGGCCAAGAAGGCCGAACTCGCCGGCACCATCACCATCTGCCCGCCGACCGCGATGTCGGATTTATGGTCGCGGCGCTTTCCTGATCCGGTGCTCGCATTCGCCTCGGGCTGGATGCGCGTGCGCGCCCGCGCCCGGCAACGCGGCGTTACGCTGCCGCTGGTCATTTCCGATCACGCCGACTGGGACGGGCTGACCAAAACGATCACCGCGACCGGCTGCTCGGAGGTGTGGGTCACCCATGGCGAGGAAGAAGCGCTTGTCCACTGGGCGCACATGCAGGGGCTGAAGGCCAAGCCGCTGGCCATCGTCGGCTACGGCGATGAAGAGGAGAGTGAAGATCCGGCGCCGGCAGAAGCCGGTTCAGAGGCGGACGCATGAACCGCTTTGCCGAATTGCTCGACCGCCTCGCCTACGAGCCGGGGCGCAACAACAAGATCAGACTGATCGCCGCCTATCTGCGGGAGACCGAAGATCCGGACCGCGGCTATGCGCTCGCCGCCATGACCGGCGCGCTTGCGTTCCGCAACGCCAAGGCCGGCATGATCCGCCAGTTGATCGCGGAGCGCACCGATCCGGCGCTGTTCGCACTTTCATATGACTATGTCGGCGATCTGTCGGAGACGGTGGCGCTGATGTGGCAGCCCAAGGTGAGCGACCCCTCAGCGCCGGCGATCGAGGACTTCCCGACCGATCTGTTCGCAACGCCGCGCGACGAAACAAAACTGCTTCGCAACGATCCCTCTCCCACGCTCGCCGAGGTCGTCGAAACGTTGTCGACACTGAACAAGGCGCAACTGCCGGCGCAGATCGCGCGCTGGCTCGACACGCTCGACGAGACCGGCCGCTGGGCACTGCTCAAGCTCGTCACCGGTGGCTTGCGCATCGGCGTATCGGCGCGGCTGGCCAAGACCGCAGCAGCTTTGCTAGGCGGCAAGGAGCCTGACGAGATCGAAGTTATCTGGCCGGGCCTCGCGCCGCCTTATATCGAGCTGTTCGCATGGCTCGAAGGCAAAGGCGACAAGCCGGTGAACCGCGATCCCGCGCCGTTCCGTCCGGCAATGCTGGCGCATGCGATCGAGGACGGCGATCTCGAAACGCTCGATCCGGCCGATTTCACAGCCGAATGGAAATGGGATGGCATCCGCGTGCAGGCTGTCGCGGGACGCGACGAGCACGGCGCGCTCGTGACACGACTTTATTCGCGCACCGGCGAAGACATCTCGCAAAGTTTTCCCGATCTGCTGCCGTCATTGCGCAAAGCCGGCGCCATCGACGGCGAACTTCTGGTTCTGCAGGAAAGCCGGGTGCAGTCTTTCAACGTTCTGCAGCAGCGGCTCAACCGTAAAGCCGTGACACCGAAGCTGATCGCAGACTTCCCGGCACATCTGCGCGCCTACGATCTGCTTGCCGATGAAACGGGTGACCTGCGCGATCTCGGCTTTGCCGAACGCCGCGCCCGGCTCGAGACCTTTGTCAAGAAGCTCGACACGCCGCGCGTCGATCTCTCACCGCTGATCGCCTTCGGGACATGGGATGAACTGATCGCCGCGCGCGCCGACCCGGCGCGCGGCGGCGCCGGCGAGGATGCCGAAGCGGTCGAGGGCATCATGCTCAAGCGGCGCGATGCGGCTTACGTCCCCGGTCGACCGAAGGGGCAATGGTGGAAGTGGAAGCGCGACCCGATGACGGTCGATGCCGTCCTGATGTACGCCCAGCGCGGCCACGGCAAACGCTCGTCGTTCTACTCCGACTACACCTTCGGCGTCTGGAATGGCGCCGACGAACTGGTGCCGGTCGGCAAGGCCTATTTTGGCTTCACCGACGACGAACTGACCGAGATCGACCGCTTCATCCGCCGCAACACCGTGGCCAAATTCGGCCCGGTGCGCGAGGTCACCCATGAGCCAGATACAGGGCTGGTGCTGGAGGTCGCCTTCGAAGGCTTGCAGCAATCCACCCGGCACAAGTCCGGCATCGCCATGCGGTTTCCGCGAATCAGCCGTCTGCGCTGGGACAAGCCACCCCGCGAAGCCGACCGGCTCGAAACGCTGGAGAAGATGCTGGGAAAGGCATAACTTGACCGCTACCGGAACTTCGCATCAGGTACCGCCATGCCGAATGAACTGGAGCCCGTGGAGCGCCGCATGAGCAACGACACCGCAACCCGCATTTTCGGCGGTTCGCCGCTCGGCGTCCTGGTGCGCCTGATTCTGGTGTCGATCCTGGTCGGCGTCATCCTGTCGGCGCTCGGCCTCAATCCGCTCGATATTTTCGAGAGCCTGCGGCGACTGATCCGCAACATCTGGAATATGGGTTTCGACGCCATCCGCTGGGTGTGGGGTTATTTCCTGCTCGGCGCCGTCATCGTCATCCCGATCTGGCTGATCATGCGCATCGTCAACGCGCCGCGCGGAAAGTAATACGGCGACCGGGTGAATCCTTCCGTCCAGGTCAATACCGCCCGCATCTTCGCGATCGCGGGTCCGGCGATGCTTGCCAACATCACCACGCCGCTGCTCGGCGTCGTGGCGACGACCGTTATCGGCCGGCTCGGCGATGCGGCGATCCTCGGCGGCGTCGCCATGGCGTCGCTTGTATTCGATTGCATCTTCTGGCTGTTCGGCTTCCTGCGCAGCGGCACGGTGGCGCTGACCGCGCAGGCCTTCGGCGCCCGCGACCACGGCGAGCAGCGCGCGGCACTGGCACGGGCGATGATGATGGCCGCCGTGTCAGGCGTCGCGCTGATCGCCCTGCGCGGCCCGCTCACATCGTTCGTCTTCGACCTGATGGGCGGCAGCGCGGAAGTTTCGGCCGCAGCCCGCCACTATTTTCTCTTGCGCAGCTGGGCGGCGCCCTTCGCGCTCGGCAACTACGTCATGCTTGGCTGGTTCATCGGCCTCGCGCGTCCGATGCGGGGGCTGGCGGTGCAGATCACCGTCAATGTCATCAACATGGCGCTCACGATCATTCTGGTGCTCGGCGCCGGCTGGGGCGCGAGTGGTGCGGCAATTGCCGCGGTGATCGCTGAAATCTGCGGCCTTGTCCTCGGCCTGGCGATGGCGTGGCGCATGCTCGAAGGCCGCTTCGAATGGGGCAGCACGGCGCATTACAACCGCGAGAAACTGTGGCGCATGCTGCTCATCAACCGCGACATCATGTTGCGCACCGCAGCGCTGGTCAGCGTCTTCCTGTTCTTCTCGGCGCAGGGCGCGCGCGCCGGCGACGTGACCTTGGCCGCCAATGCGGTGCTGCAGAACGTGGTGTTCCTCGGCACGTTCTTCCTCGAAGGCCTGGCCAATGCCGCCCAGCAGCTCTGCGGCGCCACGGTCGGCGCGCGCGACCGCGCGGCCTTCGCTCATGCCGTCCGGCTCATCATGGGTTGGGGCGTCGTCTTCGGCATCTGCGCCGCGGTGTTCTTTTACGTCGCCGGCCCGGCAATCATCGCCATGATGTCGGCCAGCGCCGACGTGCGCCACATCGCCAACGAATTTCTGCTTATGGCGGCGCTTGTGCCGTTGATCGGCGTGCCAGCTTTCATCATGGATGGCGTCTATGTCGGCGCGACCTGGACACGCGACATGCGCAACCTGATGGCCGTGGCGCTGGCGATCTATCTCGTGGCCTGGTGGGGGATGCAGTCGCTCGGCAATAACGGGCTATGGCTGGCGTTGCTGACCTTCTACGTGTTCCGCGGCAGCCTGCAGGTGCTGCGCTATCGGACACTCGTCAAGCGACCGTTCGAGAAATACTGACGCGACCTAGGTCGGCCAACTTTCCGCGGTGATGTCGGCGGCATCAACGCCGACCATGGCCGCGAGCGAATCGCGATTGCCCCGCTTGAGCGCCGCGGCGATATCGGCCTTCATTCGCCCGACCAGCCCGATGCCCTGATAGACAAGACCGGTGTAAAGCTGCACCAAGGTGGCGCCGGCCTTGATCTTGGCGATCGCGGTGGCACCGGAATCGATGCCGCCGACGCCGATCAGCGGAAACGCATTCTCGGTGCGCACATAGGTTTCCGCCAGCATGCGCGTCGCCAGGCGAAACATCGGCTTGCCGGACAGGCCGCCGGTCTCTTTCGCCTTCTCGCGGTCGCGCAAGGACGACGGCCGCGAGATCGTGGTGTTCGACACGATCATGCCGTCAATGCGATGCTGGCGCGCGACCCCGACGACGTCGTCGAGTTCGGGCAACGTCAGGTCGGGCGCGATCTTCACCAAAATTGGCGTCTGGCCCGAGCGTGCGCGCACGCGCTCGCGGGCCTCAATGACGCGGGAGAGCAGTTCGTCCAGCGCCTCGGCCTGCTGCAGGTTGCGCAGGCCTGGCGTATTGGGGGAGGACACGTTGACGGTGAAATAGCTCGCCACCGCCGAGAATGTCTCGATCAGCCGCACATAGTCCTCGGTGCGGTCCACCGAATCCTTGTTGGCGCCGATATTGACGCCGACGATCCCACCCTCGCGGGAACGCGCAGCAAGCCGCGCCAGCGCCACAGCAGCACCGCCATTGTTGAAGCCGAGCCGGTTGATGACACCGCCATCGGCCTCGAGGCGGAACAGGCGGGGGCGCGGATTGCCGAGTTGCGGCCGCGGCGTCAGCGTGCCGATCTCGACGAAGCCGAAACCGAGCCGCAACAGCGCATCGGGTGCCGATGCGTTCTTGTCGAAGCCGGCAGCGAGCCCGATGGGATTGGGGAAGTTCAGACCGAAGGCGCGCACTTTCAGTTCCGGTGGATCGGGCTCAGGCCGGCCACGCGGCATCAGGCGCAACGCCTTCAGAGCCAGATTGTGGGCATCCTCAGGGTCGAGAGCCCGCAGAAAAGGGCGCGACAGGCGATCCAGGAAGCCGATCACCGGCAAACTCCACATCAACTATCCGGCGGCGGCCGCCACCGCGATTCCAAAACGTCGCCGAGACATAAGCCCCGGAGCCGGCAAAAGCGATGGTCTTGCTGGCCTGCGCCGGCGATTTCCCATGGCGTTATCCCGTGCCGCTTCTTTGACGGATTTTCTTGCGGGAATCAGCAGACAAGGCCACCGAAACACTTGCAGCAACACCCCGATTCAAGGCTATAATTCCTAAATAATGCCCGATAACCGGGGCTACCGGATCCTGAGCGGGCCGGTGCCGAAACGTTGAGGCTTTTCATGCTGACCCATTCGCAAATCTGGAATGCCATCGACCGCCTGGCGGCTCGCTCCGACCTCACGGCTTCGGGTCTGGCCAAGAAAGCCGGCCTCGACCCGACCACCTTCAACAAGTCCAAGCGCATCACGCCCGAGGGCCGCCCGCGCTGGCCCTCGACCGAGTCGGTGGCCAAGGCGCTGGCAGCGACCAACACCAAGGTCGATACCTTCGTCAGCCTCATCACCGACGGCGGCAAGCAGGCAATCTCCAGCGTGCCGCTGATCGGCTTCGCCGAAGCCGGATCCTCCGGCTATTTCGACGATGCCGGTTTTCCGGTCGGCAAAGGCTGGGAGAAGGTGAGCCTCCCCACCATTACCGACGAGCACGCTTATGCGCTTGAGGTATCCGGCGACTCGATGAAACCGGCTTATCGCGAAGGCGACATCATCATCGTGTCGCCATCGGCACCCGTGCGCAAAGGCGACCGCGTCGTGGTCAAGACCCGGAAGGGTGAGATCATGGCCAAGGAGCTCAAGCGCAAGCAAGCCAAGTCGATCGAGCTCAAGTCGCTCAACTCCGAGCACCGCGACCGCACGTTGCAGATGGCTGACGTCGAGTGGATCGCGCGCATCCTTTGGGCCAGCCAGTAAGCCGGACGGAAATATACAGCGTTGGTAACGTTGTATAGTTACGCAACGCAGTGGCCACCGGATACCGGGTGTGTCGTTAAATCGATATAACCCGCTCGCGCGAGCGCTGATTATAAACTGGATAGAGAGTAGGTTTAACCAATCGCCGATTCTCGGCGATTAGTGTCTGGAATCACCGGCACTTGCCGGAGGGCAAACCGGTCCACTCTTTTCTATCCAGGGGCAATACATGAATCGTCGACATGCATTAAAGGCGCTCGCCGCGATGGCGCTTTGTCCGTTGTGTTCGCCGCCAGGCTTTGCCGCCGAGGGCGCACACTGGAGCTACGAGGGCGAACACGGGCCTACACATTGGGGCGACATGGATGCCGCGAGCAAAGCCTGCTCAATCGGCGCGCAGCAGTCCCCGATCGATATCCAGGGCAGCATCAAGTCGCAATTGCCGGCCTTGAAGATCGGCTGGACGAAAAAGCCGGACATGATCGTCAACAACGGCCACACCATTCAGGTGAATGCCGACCCCGGCAACGGCCTGACGGTCGGTGCCAGCAAGTACGAACTGCTGCAGTATCACTTCCACCATCCGAGCGAACATCTCATCGGCGGCAAGGCCTATCCGATGGAAGTCCATTTCGTTCACAAGGATGCGGCCGGCAATCTGGCGGTGATCGGCGTGCTGATGGCCGCCGGCAAGGCCAATCCGGCTTTCAACAAGATCGTGGCGTCCATGCCCGGCAAGCAAGGCCCTGCGGTCAAACTGGCGGCCGCGGTCGATCCGAACCAGATGCTGCCGGCCGGTCGTGGCTACTATCGCTACTCGGGTTCGCTGACGACGCCGCCCTGCAGCGAAGTGGTGAATTGGCTGGTGCTGCGTGAGCCGATCCAGGTCGCGCGCGCCGACATCGACGCCTTTGCCAAACTGTTCCCGATGAACGCCCGCCCGGTACAGAAGGACAACCGTCGCTTCGTCCTGAGTTCGTAAGGCATCCTATCCCTCCCCGCTTGCGGGGAGGGATCACTCACGCACTTCGCGCCAGCGCGCCGTCGATCATATCGACAGTGTTCTTGATGCCGTAGACGGCGACGAAAGAGCCGAAGCGCGGCCCCTTCTCCTGGCCGAGCAGCACCTGATAGAGCATATTGAACCAGTCCAGCGACACGCCGGGACGGCCGTCTTTGGCCTTCTTGGCGTGATCGAGGAACGGCTCGCGGC
Proteins encoded:
- a CDS encoding MATE family efflux transporter; this encodes MNPSVQVNTARIFAIAGPAMLANITTPLLGVVATTVIGRLGDAAILGGVAMASLVFDCIFWLFGFLRSGTVALTAQAFGARDHGEQRAALARAMMMAAVSGVALIALRGPLTSFVFDLMGGSAEVSAAARHYFLLRSWAAPFALGNYVMLGWFIGLARPMRGLAVQITVNVINMALTIILVLGAGWGASGAAIAAVIAEICGLVLGLAMAWRMLEGRFEWGSTAHYNREKLWRMLLINRDIMLRTAALVSVFLFFSAQGARAGDVTLAANAVLQNVVFLGTFFLEGLANAAQQLCGATVGARDRAAFAHAVRLIMGWGVVFGICAAVFFYVAGPAIIAMMSASADVRHIANEFLLMAALVPLIGVPAFIMDGVYVGATWTRDMRNLMAVALAIYLVAWWGMQSLGNNGLWLALLTFYVFRGSLQVLRYRTLVKRPFEKY
- a CDS encoding DUF6460 domain-containing protein encodes the protein MPNELEPVERRMSNDTATRIFGGSPLGVLVRLILVSILVGVILSALGLNPLDIFESLRRLIRNIWNMGFDAIRWVWGYFLLGAVIVIPIWLIMRIVNAPRGK
- a CDS encoding S24 family peptidase, whose translation is MLTHSQIWNAIDRLAARSDLTASGLAKKAGLDPTTFNKSKRITPEGRPRWPSTESVAKALAATNTKVDTFVSLITDGGKQAISSVPLIGFAEAGSSGYFDDAGFPVGKGWEKVSLPTITDEHAYALEVSGDSMKPAYREGDIIIVSPSAPVRKGDRVVVKTRKGEIMAKELKRKQAKSIELKSLNSEHRDRTLQMADVEWIARILWASQ
- a CDS encoding carbonic anhydrase, whose translation is MNRRHALKALAAMALCPLCSPPGFAAEGAHWSYEGEHGPTHWGDMDAASKACSIGAQQSPIDIQGSIKSQLPALKIGWTKKPDMIVNNGHTIQVNADPGNGLTVGASKYELLQYHFHHPSEHLIGGKAYPMEVHFVHKDAAGNLAVIGVLMAAGKANPAFNKIVASMPGKQGPAVKLAAAVDPNQMLPAGRGYYRYSGSLTTPPCSEVVNWLVLREPIQVARADIDAFAKLFPMNARPVQKDNRRFVLSS
- a CDS encoding quinone-dependent dihydroorotate dehydrogenase, which translates into the protein MWSLPVIGFLDRLSRPFLRALDPEDAHNLALKALRLMPRGRPEPDPPELKVRAFGLNFPNPIGLAAGFDKNASAPDALLRLGFGFVEIGTLTPRPQLGNPRPRLFRLEADGGVINRLGFNNGGAAVALARLAARSREGGIVGVNIGANKDSVDRTEDYVRLIETFSAVASYFTVNVSSPNTPGLRNLQQAEALDELLSRVIEARERVRARSGQTPILVKIAPDLTLPELDDVVGVARQHRIDGMIVSNTTISRPSSLRDREKAKETGGLSGKPMFRLATRMLAETYVRTENAFPLIGVGGIDSGATAIAKIKAGATLVQLYTGLVYQGIGLVGRMKADIAAALKRGNRDSLAAMVGVDAADITAESWPT
- a CDS encoding cisplatin damage response ATP-dependent DNA ligase yields the protein MNRFAELLDRLAYEPGRNNKIRLIAAYLRETEDPDRGYALAAMTGALAFRNAKAGMIRQLIAERTDPALFALSYDYVGDLSETVALMWQPKVSDPSAPAIEDFPTDLFATPRDETKLLRNDPSPTLAEVVETLSTLNKAQLPAQIARWLDTLDETGRWALLKLVTGGLRIGVSARLAKTAAALLGGKEPDEIEVIWPGLAPPYIELFAWLEGKGDKPVNRDPAPFRPAMLAHAIEDGDLETLDPADFTAEWKWDGIRVQAVAGRDEHGALVTRLYSRTGEDISQSFPDLLPSLRKAGAIDGELLVLQESRVQSFNVLQQRLNRKAVTPKLIADFPAHLRAYDLLADETGDLRDLGFAERRARLETFVKKLDTPRVDLSPLIAFGTWDELIAARADPARGGAGEDAEAVEGIMLKRRDAAYVPGRPKGQWWKWKRDPMTVDAVLMYAQRGHGKRSSFYSDYTFGVWNGADELVPVGKAYFGFTDDELTEIDRFIRRNTVAKFGPVREVTHEPDTGLVLEVAFEGLQQSTRHKSGIAMRFPRISRLRWDKPPREADRLETLEKMLGKA